The Mustela nigripes isolate SB6536 chromosome X, MUSNIG.SB6536, whole genome shotgun sequence genomic sequence TGGCTGGCAGTTCCAGCATTTAGCCTCCACATCCAATCCTTGAAGGAGGCCCTAAGTTTCATTGTCATTTTCTCATCACTGCCATGGCTTTTCCTATTAAAGTGTGGCTTATTTTCATTACCGGGGATTGGCCCAACTTACATTGGCAATGCCCCACAGCCATATCTCACCCCACACCAACAGCTGGGAGTGTTTGGGGCTAAGACTACACTTCCACGAAGGGGAAGCTAAGGCATCCTTGTCCTCTGAATGCTCTCTGACTTTTGCCATCATCTGAATTTGGGAAACAGAGTCAGGGCAAAGCCTGAGCTTTAAATTCTACCTCCACAGGACACAGAAaaatttctccctccccccccccccccccccctgctgaAACCAAGCAAGGCATCCTTTTAGCAAGAGGCAACTCTGTTAGTAACCAGGGATCAGGTGACAGGGAAGTTGCGAACTTGATTTGTGACAGACTTCACTAACCACATCCCTGGGGGATGGGTCAGGAGATCATCTTACACACATGAGGACAATCTTTAGGACCAAGGACATCTCTACGTCCTGCTTCTAAACTGGTTTGGGCTGTTTCCTTATCTACAGTCAGACTTCTGGGAGAAAAAAGTTTGGCCCACAACCATCCATTCCCCTGTGAAAGTTTGGGAGTCGGCAAGAATCCAAGATTGATGAGGAGAGGACACAAGTGAATGCCatgtgctttttattattattaattatcttCTGGTacagaaagagacaaaatttAACAGCTAAACGCAAcaattataaaaagagagagagaatcagaagcaAGTTTGTTGGTTGCTCCCAGGCTCCAGCGAAATTCCGACATACTACTGAATGTACAGATTTCCCAGCTGACATGGGTCAACACATGGATACAAGCACAGTTTAAAGTGGTACAAAAATGAATCCATTTCACAGTAATCATGTCAATAAGCTCAGTTGCACATTATCAGGATTTCCGCTGTCACAAATTCACAATCACAGAGTGAAATAGCAGGTGTGTTCAGGCCTGGGAAAGTGGCATCCGGAAGGGGGGACAAATTGAGAGGCAAAAGCAGCTGTGGGATTTTTTCCAATCTTGAATATCTGTGTTAATGCtcaggctggggggcgggggaagggcaggcacTGTTCAACGGTCAGATGTCTCAGGACAGTGGAACAACTGTTGAGGCAATGAGCCCGAGGGGGTGTGCTATTTGGATGTCCTTGTCAGAAAAATTCTTGCCGGAGAGAGACTCACTGCCCACAGCCTGCGAAAGGAAAAGCTCCCTACGTTTAATATTTGGGGGCAAATGATGGGAGTGTCCAGTGTGATAGCAAAACATCTGCCTTACAGAATATTTAGCAAGATGCACAGTTTCGTTACTTTAAATTACAGGCTAGGAGAATGGCAAGCAGCAGCACCCACCTTTCTCACAATGGAGAGAGACCAAGAAACTATCTTACACAGAAAGAGCCTTGCACACGAGAATTGCTGAACCCCAAAGCTGAAGGCACGGTGAAGGGATCCCTGATATCGTGAgccttttatttgaaaaatgtgcTCATCTTAACTAGATCCCTCTTACACATAGAACTCTGAAAATTGACTAAAGCGAAGACGATTTCAAATTTTTCTACAGAGCAAGAATGGCAGATACCATGAATTATCTTAAGTCGTGATTTTCTATAAGTTCTGAATCAGTGGGCTTCAAATTAATAGGCTTTTACCGTAGTTGCAGGCAGTCTGATTACAGTACTTCGAAATTAGCTAATTATACTGATTAGTATGAGCAGAGTTCAGTGGGGAGGATGTGCTTGTTTCTGAAATGGAGCTTCATTACTTGTTAAGCTGAAAAGCTTTGCTGCCCAGCTCTCCATCTCGGCCTTGAACAGGAGAGCATATGCAAGACATACCACAGGGGCACACTCCTAGAAGCACAGAGCGTAGGTGAataggagccccccccccccccccccccacacacacacacactttcccccATCCCAGACAAAAGAACAATCTAGAGGCAgtgttgttttttccttcttctcatgGGATACTGTTTGGTTGTCAAAAGATCAATCCTCAGCCAGAGAGGAACCATCTGGCTCCAACTCCTTAACAAAAAGACTTTCCTgtcccaaattcctcatattcAGGCCATCAGAAAGGCCACATCCAACCCACCGGGCAGATTCCTGTTTTCCTAAGCACCCTATGGAATTCACACTAATGGCAGTGGGATTCGCAAGCTGAAGAGGAGGCACCTGCGTGCCTCACCCTTTCTCTTGTGCTTTCGTCTTGAAAACCCCAGGCAATGGGGAGTGGCATGTAAGGACAGGTTTGcgattcttgtttttaaaagtcgtaataaaaagtttttttaaagccttttctcttttttcctaatgaaaaatATCTGAATAACTAGCCCCACCATTACCAAAGTCAATAGTCACACATTtttccaccaaaaaataaaaagtaaagtaaaaaggCCCGGGAGTGCTCAGATCTCCTTCAGCTGTTGTTACCCACAGAACAGGAGCAGAGGCGGGGGACACCAGGCCAAAAGGGCGCGTGAGTGGGGGTCCCACAGAGCGGAGGCCCGCAGGGTGGAGCTGCCTAGTCTTCTCCCAAAACTTTTTGTGAAGTTGGGGCAGAAGGTGGTGACTTCGTGGGGCTTGGACGGTTAATCTCAGCTTTCCTCCCTCAGGGCCCTGTGAAAAGGCTGTCCAGCCCCAGGAGGTGACATTCCTCCCTTCAGACCAGAATCCTCCTGGTACAAATATAGCCACATACTGGCTACGGTTTCAGATAAGCATATGAGAAAAGGCAACGTGCACACGTGTGCAGGCACGCATGCACGCAAGcacgcacatgtacacacacacgcaaagtccaaaaacaacaaaaagtggCTACTACAGATTTAGCATTGTATCAAACCAACGACCATACAAAGACAgagtttgaaaagatatatacagagcattcatAAAAACCAAATGTGCACCGCGAGCAGTTATGACCGTTGTGTACTGTACAGTCTTAGTTTCAACAATATACTGCAAAAACGTCCCAGAGACACAGTGGCAAGCCCACCTGGGAGAATCCTGCAAAGCAATTTCACAGCACACAGGCTCCTAGGAGCTGCCTGTGCGCTCTCCCCGCACGTGCTGTCCTCCAGCAGGCCAGGCTCCTGCTTCccactgcttcccacccccacccagcttgGCAGGGAAGGGCTCAGCAGATGCCAAAGGCAGCGGGCATTCCTTGGCATACTCCCTTCGGCTCTGGTCACCAGGGCCCATGCCTGGCTCTCTTCCCCCACGCTCGCAGGTCACACACAGGCACCCGCCTGAGGAAAtgctgggagggcagggctggccccAGAGCTTCCGGCTGCCCCAGGTCCTCCAACATGGCCAAACAGGAGTGACTGCAGCCTCTGTCGTGGAAAAAGCAAGGCCTTTCTAGGCCAAAAATAACTTTGTGGGGAAGGGCGGGAGTGTCGTGttagaggcccagagagaaaggggaaggaaggaaaagtcgAACGTACCTGGGCAGCGCCTCTAGCATCAGGGAGCCCTTGGGGAACGAGGAGGGGCAGAAAGTGTCAACTGACAGGAGACTGGTTCCCCGAGTTGAGACTCACCATCAGAGTCACGTGAGGGCCTCCACTAAGACCGGTCTCCTATAAGCTACACATTTCTAGAAGAATCTTCCTAAGGACAAACTGCACTAGCTCCCTGGTGCTTCAAGAACTGCGCAGGCCTGGGAGTGAGGGGGAAGGATGGAAACCCCCAACTGCCAGGTCAGGTTGTCAAAGCTGGTGGCCTCGTTGGGATAAGAACACAAGTTTCCTAAACTTGAAACATGTCCCAAGCAAGTCCTCAGGATGGGAGAGGCCTCCAGGAGTCGATATGGGGCCTTGAGACAGGGCTGCAGTCCAACAATGAGGCCCGATGTCTGTCTTGGAGAGCTGTTTAGACAGAAAGAAGCTTGTCTTCTCGGTGGGTTTTAAACTGTTGTGGTTGCCGATAGACCCTGGCTGTGCACTCTTTTGGACCCCACAAAAAtttgctacatttttaaaagcaccacAGAGGAAAAGTAATTTGGCACTGAGGCCGGCAGGAGGGACATGTAGGGCTGAGGGGATGCGGTGTCGAGAGTCTTTTACATGGCCGTGGTCAGTTAAAGGACAGGTCACTTCTGCCCCACTGCTGTCCAAAGCCTCACTGAAATGCAAAGGTGGACAGCTTCTGGGCCACAGAAAGGGGTTACTAAAGATGGACCAGCACCTGGCAATAACACAGCAAACCCTAGATGGGCCTTTGACCGCACGTCACAggcttccccacctcccctgccaggaaatctttaaaaagggtaCATTTTAGGATCTTTTCTCCAGGTGGCCACCATCATTAAGGAGAAATCAGTCATCTGAAGTTCAAGTTCAACTCAACGCACCTGCTCATGAAAAGGGAAGTATCTTAAAAGTTCAAAGCCAGAAAGCACAGTGCTGACGAGGCCAAGTTTATGAGTTTAAGTCATTCTATTGGCCAACCAGTCTCAGTAGGAGAAAACTTCAGCTCTCGGCCACAGGGCGATGACTGCGCTCAGGCCAGTGGGTACCAGTTTTAGCACAGCCAGTACACATGTCTGGAAAGCCAAGGTCTTCAGAAGGCCAAGCACACTAGAACCAGAGTTAGCCTCCGGGATGGCCAAGTTCACACAGGCCTCTCACTCAGTCTGGCAGCTAGGCCCTTGTCCCTCATCCTTTACATATCCTGTCTTCCTCCCCGCTTGCTCTAAATATTCCTATTAGCCCGGTCAGGAGTGTGGGGATGGATGTTGGGGCAAGGAAGCATCACAAATCTGATTTCCCTCAGTCCCCTATGAATGGCCCAggttgtattattttgttttatcgggttggtcatttatttatttgttatgactcttttttgttgtttttgttcagtCTTTGTCCCTGTCCTCAAAATGTAAGTAAGGACAGAAAGCACAGGGCAGTTGAGGAAAAGGGGTTGCTGAAGGGCtagcttctctctctcatctctgtgGCCTAGGCTTTCAGACAGAGACAGGTCTCCAGCCACCCGCGTGGCCCTGGGGCCTGAGCCTACAGACATTCTGGCCACAATCAGCTCAGTGGGGTAATACCTTTGGCATAAGAGAAGCCAGTTCCTGAAGGGACAGACAGGATGGTGGGAGCATGGGGGCTTCTGGAAGAGCTGGGCTCTCTAGCCTTTGGCTCTCCCCAGGGGCTTTGACGCATGCGTgttccctaccccctcccccaacctgtcTCTGACAACCGACTTCCTACAAATCCAGGGTTAGGAAATTATTTGGCAACAGGAGGCTAAGGCTGTTTTGTGTTGGCACagtcttcaaaaagttaaaaaaaaaaaaaaaaaaaaaataggagaccCCTGAAGGAGGCTTTCAATCCGGACAGGACAGAAGTCCTACTACTTGTCCAAGCCAGGGTTGGTGGCCACTATCTCCTCATACTTTGGGGGTGGGTCACTATAAGAGACACTCGCCTCCTCACTGCTGCTCTCCTGGGGTGCAGTCACCTCCTCATAGGATGGGGGAGGAGTGGCACTGGACagcctggagagagagagctcagggaGGTAGAGGGTGCTCTCAAGACGGACCATCGTTCTGCCCCCTCGACTGGGCCCTAGCACCACCTGCGGGTTGCTCCCTGTCTCACGGTGCCCAGAGGACTCCCCCTGGCCGTGCACAGTGCCGCGGTACACCATGACCCGGGGGAGGCTGTGCCCGGCGCGACTGGCTAGGTACCGGTTCTGAGCATACGAGGGGTGATGACGAGTGGCTTTCTGCAGCTGGCATCTCCAGATGATGAACAAGGCAATGACAATCAGCAATGCCACCCCTAGAAGGGGCACCACCACGTACATGGCATCTGAACTCTGTGCAGGGTCGCGGACTGAGTAGACCGCATTCGGGTACCCCTTCCAGAACTCCATCTACAAAAGAAGAAGGGCTGCTTACACTTGCATGCAAGACCTCGTGTCCCAGCTGAACCTCAGAgaccctccaccctgccccacccGACTGGCCTCTCGGAGCCATCCCAGAGCCTATGGGGAAATGCTCCCAAGTGAAGACGCCCCCAGAATCATGCAGCTGGGACTCTAAGGACATGTTGCCTGTCCTCCTGCGGCCTGAGACTGGGCTGCCTTTCCTTTGTTGCTTCTGACTGGCCTGAGATACCAGGGCCTGCTCCTGTCATTCCCTAGGCTCGCCCTGCTCCCAGAAGCCGGCCCCGGGGCAGCACATGCCGTTTTCTCTTTGTCCTCGAACACCTCCTTGACTTCTTCGTAGCTGCAGACCTCCTCCATGCACTCGCGCTCGATGGTGCCCTGGCGCAGCTCCTCCAGGAATTCATTGGCACGAGGGAACCGTTTCAGGACCGAATGGGCATTCTTGGCCTCCAGAAACACTGAGGAGAGAGCTGCACTGAAGCCTGCAACGGGCAGGTGCCCAGGCGCTCCTTCAAAGCAGACTCAGCCCAGAAACAGGAGCAcaatgaggaagggaagcaagacAAAGCCGGCCGGCAGGACACCACCCCAGATACCGCCGAGGCCTTCGTAAAAGGGACAAAAGGGCTCACTTTCTCTGATGACACAACATACCTGCTTAGAATACCACAGACCTGACGAGACTCGGGCCTCCGGTGTTTCGGAGGCAAATAGGATCTGACTGAGAGGGAAGGGCATGTTGCTGCAACCAAATCACCCCATTCGACTCGACCGGGTGAGGGCCCAGGCAGGAATGAGAAGGAATGAGAGGAACTAATAACCTAATAATCTCCTGAGTGGCCTCCTGTGTCGTCATCACTAGCCCGGCCCCAGGCAATCTAGTACTAGACAGAGCCGTCAGGTGCATTCAAATCCGAGAGTGCCTCTGGGAAGCGGGTAGCAGGATCTACGCGAAGAATCGAAGCTTCTGTAGACTGGACACAGATGCTTCCTGCCAAAATGTCCCAGAGTGCCCGCCATATAGACTTATTCCAAAGGGAGAACCCAGCTGCTGTCGGGCCGCCTGGCATGGCACCAGCTGTATGTCTCTGCAAACCTGAGCTAGTTTTCCTGCCAACAAGCCCCTCGTAGGGCCCAGGCAGGCAGGGCTCCACCAAAAAGCAGGCGCCCTTTCCCACAGCCTGTCATATTAGTTCCTCTCGTTGTGCATAGTGCCTGGGCAGGCATACATCCCCTGGGACAACCTGGGGACAGGCAAGCTGGAAAGGACTTGAAAAGCGAGCGTGACCTTTTCTGTGAGCTGGTGGGCCTGGGCCCTCACCCCTTGGCCTGGGGCCAACTCACCTGCCATTGCTGCTCCCTCAGGTCCAGCGTCTCACTTGCCtggcaaagggaaagaagcagagtcACAAGGAAATCACAGCCCAAAGCCTACAGGGCACCTGCGGGGCCCTGGGATGTGACTCCCACCCCCACTGGTCAAAGGTCAACGAGGCACATCACCGCCTGTGCCACTCACAGCTTCCCATCGTTGCTCGAGCTCTCTTCCCAGAGCTCCCTAAGGCCCAGCAGAGCCCAAAGCTAACCTGCCAGCTCTTTGCCCCATGAACAGATTCAGAGACTGTAGAAGACCTAAGGGTTGACTTTAttctttggggggtgggggggaaaccCTCCTACAGGCCAAGGTTTCTCATTCCTCACTTCCCTTAAAAACTCTTTGCGCTGTTGAGTCGGAAAGGAACTCAGAGAGACATAGAATTACGTGAGATCAAGCACATCAGCCGTGACAAAGACAGGAGCCAATTTTTGGAACTCATCTTTCTCACAATGGCAAGTCCCAGATACCTCTAATGACAAGCATGTTCCCTGAAAACGGGCAGCACACGTTGGAGAAGCAGGCCCTGGCAAAGTTTAACGCGACAACGGCAGGTGACCCGCCGTGTCTGTCCGCACCCAACAGGGTACCGAGGAGCTCCGGAAACTGAGATGCTAACTCAAAGCAAGTGTTGCCTCTAATGTGAGCGACGGTCCAAAAGCCTTGCTCCTGCTCAGGAATCATCCTGCCACTACGGAAGCTGTGACCACAGCACAGTGCTCTCCTCACCACACGCAGCCACTCACACACGTGTTCCAGTCACCTTGCTGCTCTCCTCCACAAGAAAAAGCTCTGGTTTTGTGACTAACTGGATGCAAACACGTGAATGGCATTATGCCGCCCTTTTTGCCTAGGCTGCCAGGAAGTTCAGTGTTGACACTGACCATCAAGCACGGATGCTTTTCCTCGCAGCGTGGTACACGCTTTTCTATTTCTGCGTTCAGAGCCTCATGTATGCTTTAAATATACCTTCTGATCCTTCCGGCAAACAGGTAGGCTACAAATCATACATAAAGTTAAAGCTAAAGGAAAAACAGCCGATCTCAGGTCCGTCTACGGAAACACTGTGTCAAGGGGGATTTTCTCTTTTGAACCCCACAATGATCCCACCCAAAACTATCTGAGTGAGTCTGTCAACAGAGGGGTCTACCATTGTAAGAAAAGTGGGCCCTCTATGTTTTAAGAGTGAAGACGGACTATTTAATCCCCAAATTCTTCATTACTGATCTCTGGggttgtggaggggaggggctacGCCAGTCACGGGGTGTTTCAGGGtttgaaaagaatgagtaaaaGCTGTACTAATAAATGAAGATAGGAAAACGCACACTTCATTGCCTATCACAGAGAGCTGCCGTGTTGTTTTTGTTCGTTTTTATGCAGAGAAATTACATAGCAGCTTACATACAGCCCCCTCTTGCCCCCAACACACCCGACTTTGGCGCATACACATCCACACAGATCAGAGCCGTGAATGCGTGCTCTCCTGACACCTGCCAAAGTTACTAGCTCATTTTTAAGCCTCAGACAAGCCAGGAACTACCCCCGAACAGCTCACAGGGCCTACTCCATTAATAATTctgtagctgctgctgctgctatgAAGccgcctcccccaccttccccaaaATTTAGCGCCTGCTTCTTTCCCTATAAATACACCATCAATAGGGCGTTGCTATGGCAACAGTGAGGAAGCGTGAGGGCTCCAGGACAGAGAATGCTGCTGCAGTCACGCATGTACGTGTCCCTCCTACCCCTGGTGGATACTGTAAGGCTGACTGTAGGCCAAGTACTTTTTAACCCACTCCCCCCAGGAACACAGCTGAATCCTGAAGtcctggaaaggaaggaaggcagggactgGCCACCACAAAGACCTTCCTTAACCCCAGTCTAGGCTGAAGCTTCCAAATCACAGCCCTCTGAAACATTGCTCCCAAAGCCCCTCGCATGGGCACGGGAGGCCATCAGAGCACCGGATGTCCCAAGACGTGGCCTCCAAACCACTCCTGCAAATCCTAGCCCTTTCCATTCCCCTCACTCAGAACTGGTCGCCAGGAATGGCTTCTGTGGTCGCCAAAGCTCATGACTCATCAACGTGCCCAGTGACATGGAACTCCCAAATTATACTCCAGCTCGAACTCTGGGCCCTCCTTGTCCCCTTCCGCTCATGCCAGCCCTTAAAGTGCCCCTCCTTGCCCACCGTCGCCCGCCAGCTGTGCCCTGCCCAGGAACTCCAGCTTCTGGCCCAGCCACACTCTGCTCCTGGGTCTGCTCAAGACCCCCAACGCAGTGGTCCGGCCTCGCCCAGCCCCAATAGTGCCCCACGCCCAGCTCAGTGGCCCTGGACACCGAACCATGCCCTCGGGGCTGGGGCGCCCAACCCAAACGGCCTCACCGTTCTCTGGGCCCAGGAGGCGGCAGCCCTGTTTGCGCACGCAGCCCGCCACCTCGCTGCGGCGCCTCTTCCAGCAGGGCCCCTGTCCCCGCCCACCTGCTCCCCTTCTGCCAAGccccccgcccagcccagccGTCTCCTCCCTCCTTCGCTCCCGGCCCGCCGCCCTCCCGCCGCCCCGGGGGCCCCCGTAGCCGGCCCGCCCAAGGCCAGGGCCGAGGTGGCCTGGAGCTCCCGCCCCTCGCAGCCGGGCGCCCGGGCCCTGCCCGTTACCTCTgcacccccctgcccctgctctcctcTGGGGACTCCGCCGctgcctgccccccactccccgctgTGCCCGGTGTGGCCTCGCGCCCCGCGCCTTGCGCGCCACCCTCGAGCGCCACGACCACCGTGCCCTGACCGCCAGGCCGCGATCGTCGCGCTGCACCGCGCGCCGGGCCgcggggcagagggcaggagagggctgggggcGAGAAGAGCGGGccgagggggagggagggcaggccgGCAAGCTGGGCCGGAGGGGCGGCGGCGCGCACCGAGCACCGCGCGCCCGCGCCCCACTCCGCCGGCaccgcccctgcccccgcccgtGCTgccagggggcggggcctggccgGCGGGCCAGGGGCGCGCCAAGGACCCCCGGCTAAAGGCGCGGGCACCGTCGTGCCTCCGGGCACCAGCCCTCGGAAGCCTAGGCGCCAAGGCGGGCTGGGGCGGCCGCGCCCAAGGCCCAGGCGCCAGCGGCCCCGCGCAGAGCGcacccgctcccccacccccgactggCCCCGACCCAGGCTCACCTGTCATTGTGGCCAGCCCGCCCCCGAGTGCCAGCCGAGAAAAGAAGGGGCTCGGGCCAGCAGCTTGAGCCCACCTAGCCGGGCTCCAGCGGGCCGGCAGAAGGGCTGGGTTGAGGCTGCGTTCCGCCAATGACTGGGTGACCTTGGCTTCTTCACttacctccccccaaccctgccccaggACGGCAGGCTTCTCTCCTGTCCAATCTGGCAAATGGGGAGAAT encodes the following:
- the PRRG3 gene encoding transmembrane gamma-carboxyglutamic acid protein 3, coding for MAVFLEAKNAHSVLKRFPRANEFLEELRQGTIERECMEEVCSYEEVKEVFEDKEKTMEFWKGYPNAVYSVRDPAQSSDAMYVVVPLLGVALLIVIALFIIWRCQLQKATRHHPSYAQNRYLASRAGHSLPRVMVYRGTVHGQGESSGHRETGSNPQVVLGPSRGGRTMVRLESTLYLPELSLSRLSSATPPPSYEEVTAPQESSSEEASVSYSDPPPKYEEIVATNPGLDK